Genomic segment of Schistocerca piceifrons isolate TAMUIC-IGC-003096 chromosome 1, iqSchPice1.1, whole genome shotgun sequence:
CCCAGCTTTGACAGTATAGACAAGCAGCTGCAAGAGAACTGTCATGCAGCTACATGTGTTGCTCCAGAAAAACACTTCCCCTGGCTACAAGCTGCTACAGCCATCCTCCCCTCCATGGCAGTCTTCACATCAAATTATCCAATGGCATCCCAGAGTGTGACATCAGTAGCCATCTAACACCCAAAATAGACGGTATATAGGGGAAGACCATCACCAGAATTGGGAAGTTAGTTGCCCAGAAGAAGTCTCGTACAAAGTCGATATAAGTTGTTATAATTGTGGCCAAATATGATTTTATTGAAATTGACACAAAACTCTGCCCTGCTTCACTTTATATGAGCTCAatgttttattataaatatttattatttccatTCCTGGAATGTAGATTTCAAGATGATATTGATAACGCCTCAGTGATTTTTCTTAAAACACATGCACAAAACTAAATCATAGTAAACGAGGACTAATAAAGGCGCACGTTTTTACTTTGACTTATATGTACAGGCAGATGAAAAAGCGAGGATGTTTCAGCCtgatattaaaattttactgtcctttgaaaattgtttttgttaACCAAAGGCTTTTTATGTCGTGCATAAATTATCCATTGTGATTACAGAGTTTTTGAATGTAAAGTTCTCAGTACATAAGCAGTAAGAAGCTCACCACCAGGTtgtaccatctggtgggcaaaaaCTTGCAGTTACATTCTTATTTCATATTAATGCCAATAATACTAATTCTCAATATTAAATCATCCActatatcttaaaaatatttcactgcaccaaattaatttttcctttaaaCTGTTATTAGCCTGTGAATAAATCTGTGAAGTTTGTACCCAGAAAAGCTACTAACATGACTGCTTTATAATGTTaacatgtattgtattgtattttcagGTGCAGCTGGTGACAAAAGGTGCAATAACACTTCAAAATCTGCTACCCCATCAATTCCACTGGAAACTTCTGTTTGTGACAAATCGGTGAATACAAGTGACATTCTAAGAGACTTCCATACTCCATGTGCAACAGACAGTTTTCAGAATCTTAGAGATATTGGTGTCAATACTTCTTTATCAATGCTTACCTCAGATTTGAATAAGTTTTTGGATGAAGTGGCAATAAATGACTCTAAGAATTTAGAACAGTCACCGTGTGATCAGGGCATGGAGAATCATGACATAGAGCCTTTGCCCTTTGGTGCAGACTCGCAAATGATTGAGCCTCACACTAGTCAACGATGGTCAATTTTTTCACCAGTTAAAGGTGCAGTCCATTCAGCAAGTGCTGAAATGCCTCCTACAAGTGCTGAAATGCCTCCTTCAAATTATTGTGTGGAAGAAGACCAAAGTAAGTTTATTCAGCCAGAAAAACTTGTTTTTGCTAACACTGATTCTTCCAAAACCATTCCACCTCACCTGAAGGATACTTGCATTGCAGGAAAAAGTATGTCAATTTTGTTAGCAAGTGAAGTGCCAGCTTGTGGAGAAGTTCAATCAGCTAATGAGCGAGATAAAGGAGAAAAAGAAGACAGAGGAAGGGtaaggggaggaagaggagatgaagaagaattagaagaagaagaaggagaattagGATTAGGAGTAGGAGGaagagaagaaggagaaggagaaagagaagaaggagaaggagaagagagCTATGATGACAGTTGTAGTGATGGTGCTAGTAATATTTCTAAACCTGATCATGATGAGGGTAGAAATTTACATGCGGAGAGGGAAAATGTTCATAATGCTTGGAATCTTAGGATGCAAACTACGCTTTGTTTTAAGGTCCCTTCCAGGGGAGCCCGTACTGCTGAATCGAGGGTTGCATCTATGTTGCAAGAAATGAAATCATTTGCGCCAAGATTAGTTTCTCCTATGTCACCCTGTAAGTATACctcattaataataatgttgttgtttgtGTTCGGTGGGAAAGTACTGAAGCTGGCAATGGATGAATTTTAtgttttgcaatgaaaaataaaacccaatttatataaaaataattttgaacctACTTTTTCTGCCAGTTTAGATTTAAAAATTTGTTATAGAGAAAGTTCTCTCTCTTCCCACACCCTCTGTgtctcttctcccccctcccccccccctctctctctccctctccccaccctctctctcttcctcccaccctctctctcttcctccctctccctctctcttcctcccaccctctccctctctcttcctcccaccctctccctctctcttcctcccaccctctccctctctcttcctcccaccctctccctctctcttcctcccaccctctccctctctcttcctcccaccctctccctcgctcttcctcccaccctctccctctctcttcctcccaccctctccctctctttcccttccttccttccttcctccctccctctccctctctttcccttccttccttcctccctccctctccctccctctctctccctcccttcctccctctctcttcctccctcactctccctctcttcctcccccttaaATCTTTTCATTTGCCTTATTGTCTGGTAATTCATTGCTTGCATAGTTTTTGCTTTAGTAAATGTACAAGTAGATTACAGTTTTGCTGgtccattttttcttttgtttgtttttcgtTGTAAAATAGAAGTGATAATTGACCTAAACTATATTGATAATGTGTGTGTTGATTAGATGAAGTGTGAGAGGTGTCTGAAAGTGTATCACTGTTTCAAGTTTGCTGACGTGTGGCTGTCATAGTCGACTACTGTTAGTTTTCTGGATAATTAATTCAAATTCATGTAAAATCACAATGATTTAGCAACTTGTACATATGTTCTGAAATAAATTGTTTATGATTGCAGGTGGTAATGACATACCAAGCAAAAATGCAGCTGTTTCAGCTTCTCCACTCATGCGTTCGACAGATTTGCGTACCAATGATTTGTCCTCTGTGAAATGTGATAGCCCTCAAGCAGATTTTGGAATTTCTCTGACTTGCTCAAAtaataattcagtatttcagcagcagcagcagacagctCAGGCAAGTGATATGAAGAAGGGGAGTCTTACGTTGCGGGAGAAAAGAAACGGTTTACTAAAGAAAAGCATCTCAAACAAGTCTTACGGTCAAGATACGGAAGGAACAAATCCAAACTGTGAAACAGAAATTGAACCACTAAAAAGAGTTTGTACAACAGAAACTGAATCATTAGCAGGAGTTCATAAAACGGAAATTGAACCACTAAGGAGAGTTTGTACAACAGAAACTGAACCATTAGCAGGAGTTCATAAAACAGAAATTGAACCACTAAGGAGAGTTTGTAAAACAGAAATTGAACCACTAAGGAGAGTTTGTGAAATGGAGATTGAACCACTAAAAAGAGTTTGTCACGAAGAGTGTTCATCCAAGTACAGTCATGTGTTGGCAAGATTTTCTATTGGAAAAGATGTTTCGAGCAAGCACCATAGTGCCATTGAAGAAAAAATGAATAATTCAAAAAACATTTTACCTGACCCAAAATATAGTGATGTTTTTACACATGATTTTGTGAAGTCTTTGAGTAATTTAACATCAATAATTGAGAGCAAAAAGTTCTTGAAATTCGCCAAGAAGAAAAATTGCCAAAGAAGTCGCAGGTTGAGGAAGAACATTTTGAAGACAATTCATTCACACAGGAAGCATGTTTCAGCAAGTAACCAATCTTCTTCTAACAGTAACATTGTTGAGACAGCATCAGGCTGTTTTCTTGAAACTGTGAACACTGTTCCAGTCTCTGCTTGCAGTGTAGAGAGCACACCAGAATCTGGTAAAGTCGAAGAAAGATTAACAATGACTGAAACAGTGAACTATCACTACAAGGAACCTAGTGGTGCCACAGAGGTTTCTGgcagtaaaaataaaatttcacaattacaatgTAACCCTGACATGTTGGCTTGTAAAAATCAACAGATTGTCCCCCAGGAAGATGAGAAAGCGAAGATACACACAGAGAAGAATATTTTACGATGTGAAACACGTGCTTTAACTTGTGTGACACAAAACCAAGTGGAACTTAAAGAATCTCATGTGATTGATACTCTGACACACAGTTTTCAGCCAGAAGTGGATAATCAGATTAGAAAGTCACTAGAGGAGGATGAGAAGGATGGTGAAAATGACACTCTAGTACACAGTTTTCAGCCAGAAGTGGATAATCAGACTAAAAAGTCATTAGAAGAGGATGGGAATGATGCTGGAAATGAACTGATGACAGTAGATTCAACATGTAATTGGGAAAACACTGTCAACAATTCAGAATGTTCTTTAGCCACACCAGATGTATTTCATTTGTCAACAAGTAACAATGCAGCTGACTTTGAGAGGAAAGATACTGAGACTGAATCACGCTTGGCTTACACAGAATTACTGGGCGATTTAAGTGTTTCAGATGATGATTCTAGCCCAGAATCCATAAATGCCCGTAGTGAATCATCACAATGTTTTGAGGCTGAAGGGTCAAATTATGAATGTCGTAATGAGCCAACATTTGGGTCTAATAACTGTTCTAAGATAGATGTACCTCAAAACACTGTTAACAGTGGACCCATATGCGAATTACCAAAAGTGAATCATGACGTTGTTGATGGAGAGAAAAGTTGTAACAAGCAATACAACAATGGGAACATCAAGAAAGTGTCTGAGCACAGTAATGCTAGGTATTTTATTCCTCAAATAGCAACCAGTAATAAATTGGTGGTTAATTATGAAGAGGTAGAAATAAATATACCTGTTGAGTGTAGGCAAGAAATTTGCATTTCTGAGCAAAGTGTTGATTTATTGGATCAGAAACATGAAGCTGAATATGTAGATAAAAagagaaatttaatttttgaagcTGGTGAGGCCATTTCAGACATATCTACCTGTTTGTCTGCTTCATGTAATTCAGATGGCGAAACAACAAATCATGCTACATTTTCTGGTAGTCGCTTAAGCTGTCGTTCACGTGGCAGCATTTCAGAGGTCATAACAATGAATGAAACGGATATAGAGAGAAATTCAGTTCCTTCTTCTAAAGACTCTACAGATTCTCTTGCTCACCCAAAGATTACTACTGTTAGCACAAAAGATTGCACAGTGGACAGTTGTGATGTgcttcatgattgcaatacaaagTTATTCATCCAAGGTTCAGATGTAAAGATTGATGATGATGTGCCCAAAAAGGATAGTTTAGCTCTGAGTGAGAGTGGTGTAAGAAAAATGGGTTCTACTGATATGCCAGACATGTCAAATGTTAACAGTGAATTGTCCAAACACTGTACTGGAACAGAGAATGGTGCCAACAAACTGATTAATCAGTCTGAAAGTTATCAAGCTATGAACGGACATAAACATATTGAAGAAAAACATTGTTCAAATAATACCAAAGAAATCTGTAAAGATATAAAGGGTACAGAATTGTTGACTTTGGGGTCTGgtttacaaaaaggcacaatggaaCATGAAATAAGTGATCACcataaaaatagtgacataagtgtAAATGAAAAACCTGGAAGAGAACTTGAAGAAGAAAGTCCACATCCAAAAACTATGGGAAAGGAAAATCTGTCCACACAAAAGTGTGGAAGAATTTCGGTTGTCGGTACCTGTAACATACAGAAGTCATTAATCAATTGTTCTGTTTCAGAAGAACCAGTCATTAAAGAACAACAGGAATCAAACAAAGATGACATCCCTGTAGAAGAAATACCTCAATCAGAATTGGGTATTTCAAAACGAGATGTGGAGGAAGAAGTAAAAGATACTGCAGAAACTATTTGTGAAGAATATTACATACCACAGAGGACAAAAAAGAGAATTGCCCACAAACCAAAACCTCAAGCTTCAGGCTCAGGTAGTTCAagtgaacataagaattttcagagCCCCACAAAAGCAACAGTGGTTACTACCATGAAACAAACACGTAAAAAAACAAAACGAACAACAGAAGATGAACAGAAGAACACAAAAACTATAAATACGGGTCTTACAGTAAATGAAGTAGCTGGGAGTTCGCCCTCTTTGCCTCTAAATGTTGGAACTGCCAGTATCAAAGAGAAACATACTTTGAAAACAAAATGTTCCAGTTCAGAAGCAACTGAAAGTGTAAACTGTGTAAGTAGagcaagaaagaaattaaaaaccgAGGTTGAATCATATGCAAATACAGTAGTGAATTCTACTAGCAAAAGGCAGTTAAAAATGACCAGGCTTGATGATAAGCAGTTAGAAGAACCTTCGGCCCATTTACAAGCAGCTAGACGGTCTGCCAGGTTAAAAAAGTCTGAA
This window contains:
- the LOC124731101 gene encoding uncharacterized protein LOC124731101; the protein is MDGLQEPICAGCEYYEDNYKKALDRFLLYKEKIMCTQTLIQKYERRKQQNQQLVRKLQKSRHSAATVRERFMHYMERYMPLEKSYNDLRAAYNELESKLHTQSTALIALQQHNKQLTALVEVQEKDVNEYKDKTERIEEELKKKLRGVHTAKAKADHKYHSIAKSAIELAVILQDKGMLPDSYKLCLKSWKKQLSQDMKHENFCDNGGFSPDKASSISSQDTGFDSSKSMSDDESQFDEKVNRRKGAAGDKRCNNTSKSATPSIPLETSVCDKSVNTSDILRDFHTPCATDSFQNLRDIGVNTSLSMLTSDLNKFLDEVAINDSKNLEQSPCDQGMENHDIEPLPFGADSQMIEPHTSQRWSIFSPVKGAVHSASAEMPPTSAEMPPSNYCVEEDQSGNDIPSKNAAVSASPLMRSTDLRTNDLSSVKCDSPQADFGISLTCSNNNSVFQQQQQTAQASDMKKGSLTLREKRNGLLKKSISNKSYGQDTEGTNPNCETEIEPLKRVCTTETESLAGVHKTEIEPLRRVCTTETEPLAGVHKTEIEPLRRVCKTEIEPLRRVCEMEIEPLKRVCHEECSSKYSHVLARFSIGKDVSSKHHSAIEEKMNNSKNILPDPKYSDVFTHDFVKSLSNLTSIIESKKFLKFAKKKNCQRSRRLRKNILKTIHSHRKHVSASNQSSSNSNIVETASGCFLETVNTVPVSACSVESTPESGKVEERLTMTETVNYHYKEPSGATEVSGSKNKISQLQCNPDMLACKNQQIVPQEDEKAKIHTEKNILRCETRALTCVTQNQVELKESHVIDTLTHSFQPEVDNQIRKSLEEDEKDGENDTLVHSFQPEVDNQTKKSLEEDGNDAGNELMTVDSTCNWENTVNNSECSLATPDVFHLSTSNNAADFERKDTETESRLAYTELLGDLSVSDDDSSPESINARSESSQCFEAEGSNYECRNEPTFGSNNCSKIDVPQNTVNSGPICELPKVNHDVVDGEKSCNKQYNNGNIKKVSEHSNARYFIPQIATSNKLVVNYEEVEINIPVECRQEICISEQSVDLLDQKHEAEYVDKKRNLIFEAGEAISDISTCLSASCNSDGETTNHATFSGSRLSCRSRGSISEVITMNETDIERNSVPSSKDSTDSLAHPKITTVSTKDCTVDSCDVLHDCNTKLFIQGSDVKIDDDVPKKDSLALSESGVRKMGSTDMPDMSNVNSELSKHCTGTENGANKLINQSESYQAMNGHKHIEEKHCSNNTKEICKDIKGTELLTLGSGLQKGTMEHEISDHHKNSDISVNEKPGRELEEESPHPKTMGKENLSTQKCGRISVVGTCNIQKSLINCSVSEEPVIKEQQESNKDDIPVEEIPQSELGISKRDVEEEVKDTAETICEEYYIPQRTKKRIAHKPKPQASGSGSSSEHKNFQSPTKATVVTTMKQTRKKTKRTTEDEQKNTKTINTGLTVNEVAGSSPSLPLNVGTASIKEKHTLKTKCSSSEATESVNCVSRARKKLKTEVESYANTVVNSTSKRQLKMTRLDDKQLEEPSAHLQAARRSARLKKSETFKLLQKGLDVHATKRRKKLKDEKCLAADSFQDVIKVDTVKTEKCDDGRSTSDVNHVEGEKCDINEALLAGGSVATAQHSKVKKLDSEEDDIDYGAAGPSAGRNKRKIKNETGDESNSKKLAPCLFEKQLCYQTQFENEAKFPVQSSTKEDASNVSCKSDFKSLCLVPLLPDKNKCKEECVDDQMPTSPSQQHDKDGSVTSSKSKTSLGQSRSSNLPGDTNDEYINVHNKSAADINTDCTNVNYAKGDVIRKCLAIQQRNKLAVRRPTRIMLNQQQVFISRQLSQLLEGDFTNEVLNTAVEKFEQDDNPIDAVALVRCILKVLLEEDCNEIDRSHDVRAPPLSVVEEKLITLLVTLRNRCSRFSSLINDFLTAVEYYILNLRTTPEYDLLHILTRFHASLCKAEGLRERAQAFCYDALYSLKRKCFPVIYTILIHYPEVFPRASLGMNSPVCISIVYSIFTSMNQAINTNLRIKPLITLLCRIYDYKLQEVLSFDLVDCFLNHLKCQNSKSGEVCAAVILLAKRNDRAWTLTQLIPKYLAPIIQEWRCGKINEAVICDVIDLIGCVVKPFSEECDMGAVLKIFKGILHADRVTKTLKMKAALNLARQAAHHFPEVAPALFEWVPEGELPDEFWKQMSDILSVKPHSYWTTFLSTCEENSDEMCVGALNN